The following are encoded together in the bacterium genome:
- the pgi gene encoding glucose-6-phosphate isomerase has protein sequence MGATPLTERPEWQALVRHHASMRDVHLRRLFADDPGRGERLVAEGAGLYCDYSKHRVTDETLALLLALADACGLRARIDAMFSGEKINVTEKRAVLHTALRAPKDAVVEVDGKNVVPEVHAVLARMAAFSDRVRSGAWIGHTGRRIRHVINVGIGGSDLGPVMAYEALRHYATPELDCRFVSNVDGTDFAEATRGIDPAETLFVISSKTFTTLETMTNAHTAREWSLRALRDEASVAKHFVAVSTNAAEVSKFGIDTANMFGFWDWVGGRYSMDSAIGLSTMLAVGPDRFREMLDGFRAMDEHFRTAPFAQNLPVLMGLLGVWYRNFFGAQTVAVLPYEQYLKRFPAYLQQLTMESNGKHVTLDGTRVGWDTGPVYWGEPGTNGQHSFYQLIHQGTLLIPCDLIGFCQALNPLGRHHDLLMANVFAQAEALAFGKTPEQAKAEGTADWLVPHRTFEGNRPTTTILADRLDPKTLGALVALYEHSVFTQGTIWHIDSFDQWGVELGKVLAQRIVPELESTPPPDLAHDGSTNALIRRYRARRGGIGR, from the coding sequence ATGGGTGCGACCCCGCTCACCGAGCGCCCGGAGTGGCAGGCGCTCGTCCGCCATCACGCGTCCATGAGGGACGTCCACCTGCGCCGGCTCTTCGCGGACGATCCGGGCCGCGGCGAGCGGCTCGTCGCCGAGGGCGCCGGGCTCTACTGCGACTACTCGAAGCACCGGGTCACCGACGAGACCCTGGCGCTCCTGCTGGCCCTCGCCGACGCCTGCGGCCTCCGCGCCCGCATCGACGCGATGTTCTCGGGCGAGAAGATCAACGTCACCGAAAAGCGCGCCGTGCTGCACACGGCGCTGCGCGCCCCGAAGGACGCGGTCGTCGAGGTCGACGGCAAGAACGTCGTGCCCGAGGTCCACGCGGTGCTGGCCCGCATGGCCGCGTTCTCCGACCGCGTGCGCAGCGGCGCGTGGATCGGGCACACCGGCAGGCGCATCCGGCACGTGATCAACGTCGGCATCGGCGGCTCCGATCTGGGGCCGGTCATGGCCTACGAGGCGCTGCGCCACTACGCGACGCCCGAGCTCGACTGCCGCTTCGTCTCCAACGTCGACGGCACCGACTTCGCCGAAGCGACCCGCGGCATCGACCCGGCCGAGACGCTCTTCGTCATCTCGTCGAAGACGTTCACCACGCTCGAGACCATGACCAACGCGCACACGGCGCGAGAGTGGTCGCTGCGGGCGCTGCGGGACGAGGCGTCGGTGGCGAAGCACTTCGTCGCCGTCTCGACCAACGCCGCCGAGGTGTCGAAGTTCGGCATCGACACCGCCAACATGTTCGGCTTCTGGGACTGGGTCGGCGGGCGCTACTCGATGGACTCGGCGATCGGCCTGTCGACCATGCTCGCCGTCGGCCCCGACCGCTTTCGCGAGATGCTGGACGGCTTCCGCGCCATGGACGAGCACTTCCGCACCGCGCCGTTCGCGCAGAACCTGCCCGTGCTGATGGGGCTCCTCGGCGTCTGGTATCGGAACTTCTTCGGCGCGCAGACGGTCGCCGTGCTGCCCTACGAGCAGTACCTGAAGCGCTTCCCGGCCTACCTCCAGCAGCTGACGATGGAGTCGAACGGCAAGCACGTGACCCTCGACGGCACGCGCGTCGGCTGGGACACGGGCCCCGTGTACTGGGGCGAGCCGGGCACGAACGGCCAGCACTCGTTCTACCAGCTGATCCACCAGGGGACGCTGCTGATCCCCTGCGACCTGATCGGCTTCTGCCAGGCGCTGAACCCGCTCGGCCGCCATCACGACCTGCTGATGGCCAACGTGTTCGCGCAGGCCGAGGCGCTGGCGTTCGGCAAGACGCCCGAGCAGGCGAAGGCCGAAGGCACCGCCGACTGGCTCGTCCCGCACCGCACGTTCGAGGGCAACCGCCCCACCACGACGATCCTCGCCGACCGTCTCGACCCGAAGACGCTCGGCGCCCTGGTCGCGCTCTACGAGCACAGCGTCTTCACCCAGGGCACGATCTGGCACATCGACTCGTTCGACCAGTGGGGCGTCGAGCTGGGCAAGGTGCTGGCGCAGCGCATCGTGCCCGAGCTGGAGAGCACGCCGCCGCCGGACCTCGCGCACGACGGCTCGACGAACGCGCTCATCCGGCGGTACCGGGCGCGCCGTGGGGGGATCGGCCGCTAG
- the tal gene encoding transaldolase encodes MSATNPTRRLHDAGQSLWLDNITRALLNGGGLQKYIDELSVTGLTSNPTIFDLAIKGSADYDDAIKAGAAKGREGEALFFDLALDDLTRAADLFKPIWERTNGVDGWVSLEVSPKLAYDTKSTVAAALDLHERAGRPNLFIKIPGTPEGLPAIEEAIFAGVPVNVTLLFSREQYLAAAYAYVRGIERRVAKGLDPYVASVASVFVSRWDVAASKTLPAEKKDKLGVAMGRRIYKSYRDLLNGDRWLRLANVGARPQRLLFASTGTKDPKASDILYVAGLAAPNTVDTMPEKTLQAFADHGEVPGTIPADGGDAEDVLDDIARAGIDLEALAATLQKEGAESFVKSWEDLLAVLVEKSKSLKRAG; translated from the coding sequence ATGAGCGCGACGAATCCCACGCGGCGTCTGCACGACGCCGGTCAGAGCCTCTGGCTCGACAACATCACCCGCGCGTTGCTGAACGGCGGCGGCCTCCAGAAGTACATCGACGAGCTGTCGGTCACCGGTCTCACCTCGAACCCGACCATCTTCGACCTCGCCATCAAGGGCAGCGCCGACTACGACGACGCGATCAAAGCCGGCGCCGCCAAGGGCCGGGAAGGCGAGGCCCTCTTCTTCGACCTGGCGCTCGACGACCTCACGCGCGCCGCGGATCTCTTCAAGCCGATCTGGGAGCGCACCAACGGCGTCGACGGATGGGTGTCGCTCGAGGTGTCGCCGAAGCTCGCGTACGACACGAAGAGCACCGTCGCCGCGGCGCTCGACCTGCACGAGCGCGCCGGCCGCCCGAACCTGTTCATCAAGATTCCCGGGACGCCCGAGGGCCTGCCGGCCATCGAAGAGGCGATCTTCGCCGGCGTGCCGGTGAACGTGACGCTGCTCTTCTCGCGCGAGCAGTACCTCGCCGCCGCCTACGCCTACGTGCGCGGCATCGAGCGGCGCGTCGCCAAGGGGCTCGATCCCTACGTGGCGTCGGTGGCGTCGGTGTTCGTGAGCCGCTGGGACGTGGCGGCGTCGAAGACCCTGCCGGCCGAGAAGAAGGACAAGCTCGGCGTCGCGATGGGGCGGCGCATCTACAAGTCGTACCGCGACCTCCTGAACGGCGACCGCTGGCTGCGCCTCGCCAACGTCGGTGCCCGCCCGCAGCGCCTGCTGTTCGCGAGCACGGGGACGAAAGATCCGAAGGCCTCCGACATCCTCTACGTCGCCGGCCTCGCGGCGCCGAACACCGTCGACACGATGCCGGAGAAGACGCTGCAGGCCTTCGCCGACCACGGCGAGGTCCCCGGCACGATTCCGGCCGACGGCGGCGACGCCGAGGACGTGCTCGACGACATCGCGCGCGCCGGCATCGACCTCGAGGCGCTCGCGGCGACCCTGCAGAAGGAAGGCGCGGAGTCGTTCGTGAAGTCGTGGGAGGACCTGCTCGCGGTCCTCGTCGAGAAGAGCAAGTCGCTCAAGCGCGCCGGCTGA
- the rpiA gene encoding ribose-5-phosphate isomerase RpiA, which yields MPPSAPASAHADTIKPTKRGFIRAPSSRVGFRGPPERSCIDPGPTSRNDGRVRSDAISPNPAALAAIAAAALDMVVDGARLGLGTGRAAATFIDRLGTRVREGLRVTGVPTSEASARQARELGIPLVELDEESELDVTFDGADEVAPNLDLVKGWGGALVRERIVAAASKRQVILVGDEKLVRGLGQRGRIPVEVIPLGRGPVVRRMRALDLVPTVRPKAGGTDPFITDNGNLTIDVTPASPLADGPAARALDAALRAIPGVVDTGLFLGTAECVLVGHADGRVETLRRAGAGRSS from the coding sequence ATGCCGCCGAGCGCGCCGGCGAGCGCGCATGCGGACACCATCAAGCCCACCAAGAGGGGGTTCATCCGCGCCCCGAGTAGCCGAGTCGGGTTCCGAGGGCCACCGGAGCGGTCCTGCATTGACCCGGGCCCGACATCGCGAAATGACGGGAGGGTGCGGTCCGACGCGATCTCGCCGAATCCCGCGGCGCTCGCCGCCATCGCGGCGGCGGCGCTCGACATGGTGGTCGACGGCGCGCGCCTCGGGCTCGGCACGGGACGTGCGGCCGCCACCTTCATCGACCGCCTCGGCACCCGCGTACGCGAGGGCCTGCGGGTGACGGGCGTGCCCACCTCGGAGGCGTCGGCTCGCCAGGCCCGCGAGCTCGGCATCCCGCTCGTCGAGCTCGACGAGGAGTCGGAGCTCGACGTCACCTTCGACGGGGCCGACGAGGTCGCGCCGAACCTCGACCTCGTGAAGGGCTGGGGCGGCGCGCTGGTGCGCGAGCGCATCGTCGCCGCCGCCTCGAAGCGTCAGGTCATCCTGGTCGGCGACGAGAAGCTGGTGCGCGGTCTCGGCCAGCGCGGGCGCATTCCCGTCGAGGTGATTCCGCTCGGCCGCGGGCCGGTCGTGCGTCGCATGCGCGCTCTCGACCTCGTGCCCACCGTCCGGCCGAAGGCCGGCGGCACCGACCCGTTCATCACCGACAACGGCAACCTCACGATCGACGTCACCCCGGCGTCGCCGCTCGCCGACGGCCCGGCCGCGCGCGCGCTCGACGCCGCGCTGCGGGCCATCCCCGGCGTGGTCGACACCGGACTCTTCCTCGGCACGGCCGAGTGCGTCCTGGTCGGGCATGCCGACGGCCGGGTGGAGACGCTGCGCCGAGCCGGCGCAGGAAGGAGCAGCTGA
- a CDS encoding DUF4239 domain-containing protein, whose amino-acid sequence MVSACALAGALGGMWLRTVLPAHHLDGETRDTVKVGIGLVATMTALVLGLITASAKSSFDGVDAAVKEAALNVLSLDRMLARYGPETAPLRATLKEALDHRIAMIWPQNGAQAPQLDVSEGATRVEALASALHALQPANEGQRYLQARAEDIAEQLLKTRWLVSASAASSVPGPFLGILLFWLTITFASFGLFAPRHATVVVVLVVCAMSVGGAVFLVLEMDQPFQGLLKVSPDPLRYAAAQLGK is encoded by the coding sequence ATGGTGTCCGCATGCGCGCTCGCCGGCGCGCTCGGCGGCATGTGGCTGCGCACGGTCCTGCCGGCACACCATCTCGACGGTGAGACGCGCGACACGGTGAAGGTCGGCATCGGCCTGGTCGCGACGATGACGGCGCTCGTGCTGGGACTCATCACCGCGTCGGCGAAGAGCTCGTTCGACGGCGTCGACGCAGCGGTGAAGGAAGCGGCGCTCAACGTCCTGTCGCTCGACCGCATGCTCGCCCGCTACGGCCCCGAAACGGCGCCGCTGCGGGCGACGCTGAAGGAGGCTCTCGATCACCGCATCGCGATGATCTGGCCCCAGAACGGCGCACAGGCACCGCAGCTCGACGTGTCGGAGGGTGCGACCCGGGTCGAAGCCCTCGCGAGCGCCCTGCACGCCCTGCAGCCGGCGAACGAGGGACAGCGCTACCTCCAGGCGCGGGCGGAGGACATCGCCGAGCAGCTGCTGAAGACCCGCTGGCTGGTCTCGGCGAGCGCCGCCAGCTCGGTGCCGGGTCCCTTCCTCGGCATCCTGCTCTTCTGGCTGACCATCACGTTCGCCAGCTTCGGCCTGTTCGCGCCGCGCCACGCGACCGTCGTCGTCGTGCTCGTCGTCTGTGCGATGTCCGTGGGCGGCGCGGTATTCCTGGTGCTGGAGATGGACCAGCCGTTCCAGGGCCTCCTCAAGGTATCGCCGGACCCCCTGCGCTATGCGGCGGCGCAGCTCGGGAAGTAG
- a CDS encoding SAM-dependent methyltransferase codes for MLSIRGAEERRDAHRAVAATYPSWRDFVDAALFAPSWGYYATGAIRFGEGGHYDTYPIALSPVFGEIVAARAFRQWERCGRPARFDVCELGAGNGQLCLDVVVTVARRAGESTAWRAFDRGFRYRVVERSPALAERQRAKLGSLAARVDWRVADPSAGDARLPRPRDAGLVVANEVLDCLAHHRIVRPAGAPPAVTFVVPRLGGRPLPARGLDDVMADPRRRGRVRFHEVDLPLDVVPGLAAFCDAFVPELRAGRGARPPYFAAPEIPRLVANVGRLYRRSEMLWIDYGDTRAFHLRAPERRKVFAGPPRSRHGVYDRPGEDDVTFMVDFTVATDAAKEAGLRVVDHGPQGRLLRGTRLRLPAAATADRILAYRAVEWMLGLVSPAPERAWRQGSLTWSGGRARGGRLRASVARDLATFVGRRRSTFQVLVLRRG; via the coding sequence ATGCTGTCGATCCGCGGCGCCGAAGAGCGGCGCGACGCGCACCGCGCGGTCGCCGCGACGTACCCCTCGTGGCGCGATTTCGTCGACGCGGCGCTCTTCGCGCCGTCGTGGGGCTACTACGCGACGGGCGCGATCCGCTTCGGCGAGGGCGGGCACTACGACACCTACCCGATCGCGCTCTCGCCGGTGTTCGGCGAGATCGTCGCGGCACGCGCGTTCCGCCAGTGGGAGCGCTGCGGGCGTCCGGCGCGATTCGACGTCTGCGAGCTGGGCGCCGGCAACGGGCAGCTCTGCCTCGACGTCGTCGTGACCGTGGCACGGCGCGCCGGCGAGTCGACCGCCTGGCGCGCCTTCGACCGCGGGTTCCGCTACCGCGTCGTCGAGCGCAGCCCGGCGCTGGCCGAGCGCCAGCGCGCGAAGCTGGGGTCGCTGGCGGCGCGCGTCGACTGGCGGGTCGCCGATCCGTCGGCCGGCGACGCCCGCCTGCCGCGTCCCCGCGACGCGGGGCTGGTGGTCGCCAACGAGGTGCTCGATTGCCTCGCGCACCACCGCATCGTGCGTCCCGCCGGCGCGCCGCCCGCGGTGACGTTCGTCGTGCCGCGCCTGGGCGGGCGGCCGCTGCCCGCGCGCGGCCTCGACGACGTCATGGCGGATCCGCGCCGGCGCGGGCGCGTGCGCTTCCACGAGGTCGATCTGCCGCTCGACGTCGTGCCCGGCCTCGCCGCCTTCTGCGACGCCTTCGTGCCGGAGCTGCGCGCGGGTCGCGGCGCGCGGCCGCCCTACTTCGCAGCGCCGGAGATCCCGCGGCTGGTCGCCAACGTCGGCCGCCTCTACCGGCGCAGCGAGATGCTGTGGATCGACTACGGCGACACGCGGGCCTTTCACCTGCGGGCGCCGGAGCGGCGCAAGGTGTTCGCCGGACCGCCGCGCTCGCGGCACGGCGTATACGACCGTCCCGGCGAGGACGACGTGACCTTCATGGTCGACTTCACGGTCGCGACCGACGCCGCGAAGGAGGCGGGGCTGCGCGTCGTCGACCATGGCCCGCAGGGCCGCCTGCTGCGCGGCACGAGGCTGCGCCTGCCTGCCGCCGCGACGGCGGATCGCATCCTCGCCTACCGCGCCGTCGAGTGGATGCTGGGGCTCGTGTCGCCGGCGCCGGAGCGCGCCTGGCGCCAGGGCAGCCTCACGTGGTCGGGCGGCCGGGCGCGCGGCGGGCGGCTGCGGGCGAGCGTCGCGCGCGACCTCGCGACCTTCGTGGGCCGGCGGCGGAGCACGTTCCAGGTGCTGGTGCTGCGCCGCGGGTAG
- a CDS encoding S1 RNA-binding domain-containing protein, protein MAQSDDEDFAALLAASEQGARREKKISTGDVVRGRVIAVGASTAFVAIGGKHEAGIDVNEFRDPTSGEVGIAVGDEIEATVVDDGGRSGEIKLKRVAGRGGHVPGELEQAFVAGIPVEGLVSGENKGGFDVQIGTVRAFCPASQIDRRRGEASQYVGQRFAFRITKLEGGGRNVVVSRRQLLEEEAEARGAATWAELREGAVVTGTVTSVRDFGAFVDIGGVDGLIHVSELGHTRVENVADVLQVGQRVEAKVVKIERGADGKGRIGLSLRALAPDPWRTAAERYPVGAHVRGVVRRLEQFGAFVELEPGLNGLVHVSRMALDRRIAHARQAVTAGDTVDVTVVEIDPAKRRIGLSMVERARQAQDAAEAEERRETEAHLAKGESRGGLGTFADLLSGAGKGQKPKG, encoded by the coding sequence ATGGCGCAGTCCGACGACGAGGATTTCGCCGCGCTCCTCGCCGCCAGCGAGCAGGGGGCCCGGCGCGAGAAGAAGATCAGCACCGGCGACGTGGTGCGCGGCCGGGTGATCGCGGTGGGGGCGTCGACGGCGTTCGTGGCGATCGGCGGCAAGCACGAGGCCGGCATCGACGTGAACGAGTTCCGCGACCCGACCAGCGGCGAGGTCGGCATCGCGGTGGGCGACGAGATCGAGGCCACGGTCGTCGACGACGGCGGGCGCAGCGGCGAGATCAAGCTGAAGCGCGTCGCCGGGCGGGGCGGCCACGTCCCGGGCGAGCTGGAGCAGGCGTTCGTCGCCGGCATCCCCGTCGAGGGCCTGGTGAGCGGCGAGAACAAGGGCGGGTTCGACGTGCAGATCGGCACCGTGCGCGCGTTCTGTCCGGCGTCGCAGATCGACCGGCGGCGCGGCGAGGCGTCGCAGTACGTCGGGCAGCGCTTCGCGTTCCGCATCACCAAGCTCGAGGGCGGCGGGCGCAACGTCGTCGTCTCGCGCCGCCAGCTGCTCGAAGAGGAAGCCGAGGCACGCGGCGCGGCGACCTGGGCCGAGCTGCGCGAGGGCGCGGTCGTCACCGGCACGGTCACGTCGGTGCGCGACTTCGGCGCCTTCGTCGACATCGGCGGCGTCGACGGGCTGATCCACGTGAGCGAGCTCGGGCACACGCGCGTCGAGAACGTCGCCGACGTGCTCCAGGTCGGCCAGCGCGTCGAGGCCAAGGTCGTGAAGATCGAGCGCGGCGCCGACGGCAAGGGGCGCATCGGCCTCTCGCTGCGCGCGCTGGCGCCCGATCCGTGGCGCACGGCCGCCGAGCGCTATCCGGTCGGCGCGCACGTGCGCGGCGTCGTCCGCCGGCTCGAGCAGTTCGGCGCCTTCGTCGAGCTGGAGCCGGGGCTCAACGGCCTCGTGCACGTCTCGCGCATGGCGCTCGATCGCCGCATCGCGCACGCGCGGCAGGCGGTGACGGCCGGCGACACGGTCGACGTCACCGTCGTCGAGATCGATCCTGCGAAGCGCCGCATCGGTCTCTCGATGGTCGAGCGCGCGCGCCAGGCGCAGGACGCGGCCGAGGCCGAGGAGCGGCGCGAGACCGAGGCACATCTCGCCAAGGGCGAGTCGCGCGGCGGGCTCGGGACCTTCGCCGACCTCCTCTCGGGCGCCGGCAAGGGGCAGAAGCCGAAGGGCTGA
- a CDS encoding acetate/propionate family kinase codes for MSRTCRRYATGPGRASERVRVLSLNGGSSSLKAALWEIDAHGEVRLADATVSGLGIAAATLRLRDGGGVRIADAAVVARDPAAAVPLVADAFTEHGFAAPEAVGHRLVHGGPDLGAPTRVDDGLLATLRRLVSFAPLHLPAEIASIEAVAARAPALPQVVCFDTAFHRGMPDVARRLPLPRAAHDAGIRRYGFHGLSYEYVCERVGGAAAGRLVMAHLGNGASLAAVRDGKPVDTTMGLTPTGGLMMGTRTGDLDPGALVHWMRAHDAGAEALARLVDHESGLAGVSGTTADMQALLAARATSVAAAEAVDLFCWIARKHVGAMAASLGGLDTLVFTGGIGERGADIRAGICAGLEHLGVELDAARNASHAPTISLPGRSCAVRIVPTDEDRMIARHTHAVLAAA; via the coding sequence ATCTCGAGGACATGCCGGAGGTACGCGACTGGACCTGGACGGGCGAGTGAGCGTGTGCGCGTCCTGTCGCTGAACGGCGGCTCGTCGTCGCTGAAGGCGGCGCTCTGGGAGATCGACGCGCATGGCGAGGTTCGTCTCGCCGACGCGACCGTGAGCGGCCTCGGCATCGCGGCGGCGACGCTGCGCCTGCGCGACGGCGGCGGCGTGCGGATCGCCGACGCGGCGGTCGTCGCCCGCGATCCGGCGGCGGCCGTACCGCTGGTCGCCGACGCCTTCACGGAGCACGGCTTCGCCGCTCCCGAGGCGGTCGGCCACCGCCTGGTGCACGGCGGCCCCGACCTCGGGGCGCCGACGCGCGTCGACGACGGGCTCCTCGCGACGCTGCGCCGGCTCGTCTCCTTCGCACCGCTGCACCTGCCGGCGGAGATCGCGTCCATCGAGGCGGTGGCGGCGCGCGCGCCGGCGCTGCCGCAGGTCGTGTGCTTCGACACCGCCTTTCACCGCGGCATGCCCGACGTCGCCCGCCGCCTGCCGCTGCCGCGCGCGGCGCACGACGCCGGCATCCGTCGCTACGGCTTCCACGGGCTCTCGTACGAGTACGTGTGCGAGCGGGTGGGGGGCGCGGCGGCGGGGCGCCTCGTCATGGCGCACCTCGGCAACGGCGCGAGCCTGGCGGCGGTCCGCGACGGCAAGCCGGTCGACACCACGATGGGGCTGACGCCGACCGGCGGACTCATGATGGGCACGCGCACCGGCGACCTCGATCCCGGCGCGCTCGTCCACTGGATGCGGGCGCACGACGCCGGCGCCGAGGCGCTCGCCCGCCTCGTCGACCACGAGTCCGGCCTCGCCGGGGTGTCCGGCACGACGGCCGACATGCAGGCGTTGCTCGCGGCCCGCGCGACGTCCGTCGCCGCGGCGGAGGCGGTGGACCTCTTCTGCTGGATCGCGCGCAAGCACGTCGGCGCGATGGCGGCGTCGCTGGGCGGGCTCGACACCCTGGTCTTCACCGGCGGCATCGGCGAGCGCGGCGCGGACATCCGCGCCGGCATCTGCGCCGGGCTCGAGCACCTCGGCGTCGAGCTCGACGCCGCCCGCAACGCGTCGCACGCGCCGACGATCTCGCTGCCCGGCCGTTCGTGTGCGGTGCGCATCGTGCCCACCGACGAAGACCGCATGATCGCCCGCCACACGCACGCCGTCCTCGCGGCGGCGTGA
- a CDS encoding phosphoketolase family protein: MDTLSDAELAGLDAWWRAANYLTVGQIYLQANPLLREPLRPEHVKPRLLGHWGTSPGLSLVYVHLNRLIRRDDVDVVYLAGPGHGGPAIVANVWLEGTYSEIYPKVPADADGMHRLFRQFSTPGGIPSHVSVPTPGSIHEGGELGYVLVHAFGAAFDNPDLLVCAVVGDGEAETGPLEGAWKGIHFLNPARDGAVLPILHLNGYKIAGPTVLGRSTDAEVAELLRGHGWEPHLVAGDDPTLVHRAFATTLDACWQRIRAIQHDARTKGVTDRPRWPAVVLRTPKGWTGPREVDGVRVEGTFRAHQVPLANVRNDPQHLAMLEAWMRSYRPEELFDAQGRPVPALTALAPRGDKRMSASPHANGGRVLRDLDLPPWADYALPVAKPATERHESTRQLGKLMRDVFTRNRAQANFRLFCPDETNSNRLGDVFSVENRCLVGDVRPYDDHVAADGRVMEVLSEHNCQGWLEGYLLTGRHGLFATYEAFAMVSASMTVQHAKWLEEGIKLEWRAPIASLNILLTSTCWRNDHNGFSHQGPGLIDTVLSKKGTVARIYLPPDANCLLSVATHCFRSRNYVNLIVIDKQPQLQWCDAAAAREHCARGASVWDWAGTPSGGMPEVVLAAAGDVPTLEIVAAAWLFRTHAPDVRVRVVNVVDLMALFTREAHPHGLDAPTFESLFTADRPVIFAFHGYQRAIHEVIHGRPEPERFHVRGFNEEGTTTTPFDMVVRNGMSRYHLCLEVLRRLPNRGERGRALEELSQAMLERHETYVCEHLEDMPEVRDWTWTGE; this comes from the coding sequence ATGGACACGCTCAGTGATGCCGAGCTGGCAGGCCTCGACGCATGGTGGCGCGCCGCCAACTACCTCACCGTCGGGCAGATCTACCTGCAGGCGAATCCGCTCCTGCGCGAGCCGCTGCGTCCGGAGCACGTCAAGCCGCGGCTGCTCGGCCACTGGGGCACGTCGCCGGGCCTGAGCCTCGTCTACGTCCATCTCAATCGGCTGATCCGGCGCGACGACGTCGACGTCGTCTATCTCGCCGGTCCGGGGCACGGCGGGCCGGCGATCGTCGCCAACGTCTGGCTCGAGGGCACGTACTCGGAGATCTATCCGAAGGTTCCGGCCGACGCCGACGGCATGCACCGGCTCTTCCGCCAGTTCTCCACGCCCGGCGGCATCCCGAGCCACGTGAGCGTGCCGACGCCGGGCTCGATCCACGAGGGCGGCGAGCTCGGATACGTCCTCGTGCATGCGTTCGGCGCCGCCTTCGACAACCCCGATCTGCTCGTGTGCGCCGTCGTCGGCGACGGCGAGGCCGAGACCGGCCCGCTCGAGGGCGCCTGGAAGGGCATCCACTTCCTCAACCCCGCCCGCGACGGCGCGGTCCTGCCGATCCTGCACCTGAACGGCTACAAGATCGCCGGGCCCACCGTGCTCGGCCGCTCGACCGACGCCGAGGTCGCGGAGCTGCTGCGCGGCCACGGCTGGGAGCCGCACCTGGTCGCCGGCGACGATCCGACGCTGGTGCATCGCGCCTTCGCGACCACGCTCGACGCGTGCTGGCAGCGCATCCGCGCCATCCAGCACGACGCGCGCACGAAGGGCGTCACCGACCGCCCGCGCTGGCCGGCCGTCGTGCTGCGCACGCCGAAGGGCTGGACGGGACCGCGCGAGGTCGACGGCGTGCGGGTCGAAGGCACGTTCCGCGCCCACCAGGTGCCGTTGGCGAACGTGCGCAACGATCCGCAGCACCTCGCCATGCTCGAGGCGTGGATGCGCAGCTACCGCCCCGAGGAGCTGTTCGACGCGCAGGGGCGTCCCGTCCCGGCGCTGACGGCGCTGGCGCCGCGCGGCGACAAGCGCATGAGCGCGTCGCCGCACGCGAACGGCGGCCGCGTCCTGCGCGATCTCGATCTGCCGCCCTGGGCGGACTACGCGCTGCCGGTCGCGAAGCCGGCCACCGAGCGCCACGAGTCGACGCGCCAGCTCGGCAAGCTCATGCGCGACGTCTTCACGCGCAATCGCGCGCAGGCGAACTTCCGTCTCTTCTGTCCCGACGAGACCAACTCGAACCGTCTCGGCGACGTCTTCTCGGTCGAGAACCGCTGCCTCGTCGGCGACGTGCGCCCCTACGACGACCACGTCGCCGCCGACGGCCGCGTCATGGAGGTGCTCTCGGAGCACAACTGCCAGGGCTGGCTCGAGGGCTATCTCCTCACCGGACGCCACGGCCTGTTCGCCACCTACGAGGCCTTCGCGATGGTCTCGGCGTCGATGACCGTCCAGCACGCAAAGTGGCTCGAGGAGGGCATCAAGCTCGAGTGGCGCGCGCCGATCGCGTCCCTGAACATCCTGCTGACGTCGACCTGCTGGCGGAACGACCACAACGGCTTCAGCCATCAGGGGCCCGGGCTCATCGACACCGTGTTGTCGAAGAAGGGCACGGTCGCGCGCATCTACCTGCCGCCCGACGCGAACTGCCTGCTGTCGGTCGCGACCCACTGCTTCCGCAGCCGCAACTACGTGAACCTGATCGTCATCGACAAGCAGCCGCAGCTCCAGTGGTGCGACGCGGCGGCGGCACGCGAGCACTGCGCGCGGGGCGCGTCGGTGTGGGACTGGGCGGGGACGCCGAGCGGCGGCATGCCCGAGGTCGTGCTCGCCGCCGCCGGCGACGTGCCGACGCTGGAGATCGTCGCCGCGGCGTGGCTGTTCCGCACGCACGCGCCCGACGTGCGGGTTCGCGTCGTGAACGTCGTCGATCTGATGGCGCTGTTCACGCGTGAGGCGCATCCGCACGGCCTCGACGCCCCCACCTTCGAGAGCCTGTTCACCGCCGATCGCCCGGTGATCTTCGCGTTCCACGGCTATCAGCGTGCGATCCACGAGGTGATCCACGGCCGCCCCGAGCCGGAGCGCTTCCACGTCCGCGGCTTCAACGAGGAAGGCACGACGACGACGCCGTTCGACATGGTGGTGCGCAACGGCATGAGCCGCTACCACCTGTGCCTGGAGGTGCTGCGGCGTCTTCCGAACCGCGGCGAGCGCGGTCGGGCGCTCGAAGAGCTGTCGCAGGCGATGCTGGAGCGGCACGAGACGTACGTCTGCGAGCATCTCGAGGACATGCCGGAGGTACGCGACTGGACCTGGACGGGCGAGTGA